The sequence TTTACCGCTAGACCTGTTAGTTATACTGGTAACTATTCCTATGTTACTTTGGGTATGGCCTTTGTAAGCGAGATAAATATTGCCATAAGTCTTACGCCGTACCTTAAAGCAAGTATCAGCTTGCTTAGCAGATAACCTACGGCGTAAGACGTGAGTTAACTTAGGAGGTAGGCATGGAAAATGAATTGAATAACAAAGTGGTATTAGAAGTATTCGATAAAATTCGCAACCACGGCGAGCCCTATGAAGATGGTCATATACTAGAAGGCATTATCGCCAGCAGTGACTTTGATGGTTACAGCGTGCTGTTATCAGGCAGTGGTGTGACCTTGCAGCTGAACTTTCACCAAAGTTATAAATTTGACTACGCGAGTGAAAAGCTCAAAGCGCAGTTTATGGACAAGATTGATTACATACAC comes from Oceanisphaera profunda and encodes:
- a CDS encoding DUF3081 domain-containing protein; the protein is MENELNNKVVLEVFDKIRNHGEPYEDGHILEGIIASSDFDGYSVLLSGSGVTLQLNFHQSYKFDYASEKLKAQFMDKIDYIHRNYNNRSASSE